The following coding sequences are from one Vicugna pacos chromosome 19, VicPac4, whole genome shotgun sequence window:
- the ADRM1 gene encoding proteasomal ubiquitin receptor ADRM1 → MTTSGALFPSLVPGSRGSSNKYLVEFRAGKMSLKGTTVTPDKRKGLVYIQQTDDSLIHFCWKDRTSGNVEDDLIIFPDDCEFKRVPQCPSGRVYVLKFKAGSKRLFFWMQEPKTDQDEEHCRKVNEYLNNPPMPGALGASGSGGHELSALGGEGGLQSLLGNMSHSQLMQLIGPAGLGGLGGLGALTGPGLASLLGSGGPPASSSSSSSRSQSAAVTPSSTASSTRATPAPSAPAAASATSPSPAPSSGNGTSTAASPTQPIQLSDLQSILATMNVPAGPTGGQQVDLASVLTPEIMAPILANADVQERLLPYLPSGESLPQTAEEIQNTLTSPQFQQALGMFSAALASGQLGPLMCQFGLPAEAVEAANKGDVEAFAKAMQNSASPEQPEGDGKDKKDEEEDMSLD, encoded by the exons ATGACGACTTCAGGCGCTCTGTTTCCAAGCCTAGTGCCAGGCTCCCGTGGGTCCTCCAACAAGTATTTGGTGGAGTTTCGAGCAGGAAAAATGTCATTAAAAGGAACTACTGTCACCCCAGATAAACGGAAAGGGCTTGTGTACATTCAGCAGACGGACGACTCCCTCATTCACTTTTGCTGGAAAGACAGGACATCTGGTAACGTGGAAGAC GATTTGATCATCTTCCCTGATGACTGTGAGTTCAAGCGTGTGCCGCAGTGCCCCAGCGGGAGGGTCTACGTGCTCAAGTTTAAGGCGGGGTCCAAGCGGCTCTTCTTTTGGATGCAG GAGCCCAAGACGGACCAGGACGAGGAGCACTGCCGGAAGGTCAACGAGTATCTGAACAACCCCCCGATGCCCGGCGCCCTGGGCGCCAGTGGGAGTGGAGGCCATGAGCTCTCCGCACTGGGCG GCGAGGGCGGCCTGCAGAGCCTGCTGGGGAACATGAGCCACAGCCAGCTGATGCAGCTCATCGGGCCTGCCGGCCTCGGAGGACTGG GTGGGTTGGGGGCCCTAACTGGGCCAGGCCTGGCCAGCTTGCTGGGGAGCGGAGGGCCTCCGGCAAGCAGCTCTTCATCCAG CTCCCGGAGTCAGTCGGCAGCGGTCACCCCATCCTCCACTGCCTCCTCCACCCGCGCCACCCCAGCCCCTTCTGCTCCAGCAGCTGCCTCAGCAACCAGCCCGAGCCCCGCACCCAGTTCAGGTAATGGAACCAGCACGGCAGCCAGCCCAACCCAGCCCATCCAGCTGAGCGACCTTCAGAGCATCCTCGCCACCATGAACGTGCCGGCCGGGCCAACAGGCGGCCAGCAAG TTGACTTGGCCAGTGTGCTGACGCCCGAGATCATGGCCCCCATCCTCGCCAACGCGGACGTCCAGGAGCGCCtgctgccctacctcccctctgggGAGTCGCTGCCGCAGACCGCAGAGGAGATCCAGAACACGCTGACCTCGCCCCAGTTCCAGCAG GCCTTGGGCATGTTCAGTGCAGCCTTGGCCTCGGGGCAGCTGGGCCCCCTCATGTGCCAGTTCGGGCTACCCGCCGAGGCCGTGGAGGCTGCCAACAAGGGCG ATGTGGAGGCGTTTGCCAAAGCCATGCAGAACAGTGCCAGCCCCGAGCAGCCAGAGGGCGATGGCAAGGACAAgaaggacgaggaggaggacaTGAGCTTGGACTGA